A portion of the Carya illinoinensis cultivar Pawnee chromosome 11, C.illinoinensisPawnee_v1, whole genome shotgun sequence genome contains these proteins:
- the LOC122281300 gene encoding secreted RxLR effector protein 161-like, whose translation MENSNSVTNPIVPGIRLMKDEEGAKVNATMYKQLVGSLMYLTTTRPDLMYVVSLISRFMASPTKLHLQATKRVLRYLKGTVDLGVFYRKEGNGELMAYIDSNYARDVDDRKSTSSYVFLLSERLCPSLKKNSL comes from the coding sequence ATGGAGAACAGTAATAGTGTGACGAATCCCATTGTTCCTGGCATTAGACTAATGAAGGATGAAGAAGGAGCCAAGGTGAATGCTACCATGTACAAACAATTGGTTGGAAGTCTTATGTATCTAACTACAACAAGGCCGGACTTGATGTATGTGGTGTCTCTCATTAGCAGATTCATGGCAAGTCCAACTAAGTTGCATTTGCAAGCTACGAAAAGGGTGTTAAGATACTTGAAAGGTACTGTGGATTTGGGAGTCTTTTATCGAAAGGAGGGTAATGGAGAATTGATGGCATATATAGACAGTAATTATGCAAGAGATGTAGATGACAGAAAAAGCACTTCTAGTTATGTGTTTCTACTCAGTGAAAGGCTGTGTCCTagtcttaaaaaaaatagcCTTTAG